A single genomic interval of Helianthus annuus cultivar XRQ/B chromosome 6, HanXRQr2.0-SUNRISE, whole genome shotgun sequence harbors:
- the LOC110864996 gene encoding protein IWS1 homolog 1 encodes MGYENDPYRDEDGEPLMDYDDGFQSDHDDNNNNNNNQHEQFLDDDVDDWQSTPVFNESDSKTKRKRLIKKSTAEETVPDFGMDDDVEDDVAAFVVRDDDEDGGGGKRKKSFGDGGSGSGKKREKKFSSSKFSDKGRGDKGGSKSSKGNGKRSGRSGGHDAEVKEMWDTIAGGDSEDDKEGPRMVDDDNFIDDTGVDPSDRYGSDHGGYSPSHAPQAEEGEEDDEIKDLFKMGKKKKKSEKSAAEIALLVENVMAELEVVAEEDAELNRKSLPAINKLRKLPLLTEVLSKKQLQLEFLDHGVLTLLKNWLEPLPDGSLPNINIRAAILKILTEFPIDLDQYDRREQLKKSGLGKVIMFLSKSDEETTSNRKLAKDLVDKWSRPIFNKSTRFEDMRNYEDERAPIRRPSMKKPMHRASGMQSRDDDLDLADNSQEPKSGSSSSRLTSRPEAMPLDFVVRPQSKIDPDEIRARAKQVVHDQRRLKMNKRLQQLKAPKKKQLQATKLSVEGRGMVKYL; translated from the exons ATGGGTTACGAAAACGATCC GTATCGAGATGAAGACGGAGAGCCGTTGATGGATTACGACGACGGATTTCAATCCGATCACGacgataacaacaacaacaacaacaatcaacatGAACAATTTCTCGATGATGACGTGGATGATTGGCAAAGTACGCCGGTGTTCAACGAGTCGGATTCGAAGACGAAGCGGAAAAGGTTGATAAAGAAGAGTACGGCGGAGGAGACGGTGCCGGATTTTGGGATGGATGATGACGTGGAGGATGACGTGGCGGCGTTTGTTGTTAGggatgatgatgaggatggtggtggtgggaaGAGGAAGAAGAGTTTTGGTGATGGTGGGAGTGGGAGTGGGAAGAAGAGGGAGAAGAAGTTTAGTAGTTCGAAGTTTTCGGATAAGGGAAGGGGGGATAAAGGGGGGAGTAAGTCGTCTAAGGGGAATGGGAAACGGAGTGGGCGGTCCGGTGGACATGATGCTGAGGTGAAGGAGATGTGGGATACGATTGCTGGTGGCGATTCGGAG GATGACAAAGAGGGTCCTAGGATGGTAGATGATGACAACTTCATAGATGATACAGGCGTTGATCCATCAGATCGTTATGGAAGTGACCATGGTGGTTATTCACCCAGTCATGCTCCTCAG GCTGAGGAgggtgaagaagatgatgaaataAAGGACCTTTTCAAGATGGgtaagaaaaagaagaaatctgagaaaagtgCTGCAGAGATTGCACTACTTGttgaaaacgtcatggctgaactTGAAGTTGTAGCAGAAGAAGATGCAGAGCTAAATAGAAAATCACTACCAGCTATTAATAAACTCAGGAAGCTGCCTCTTTTAACTGAAGTATTATCCAA GAAACAACTTCAGCTAGAGTTCCTGGATCATGGAGTTCTAACACTTTTGAAAAATTGGCTTGAGCCTCTTCCTGATGGAAGCTTGCCCAATATAAACATTCGAGCAGCAATTTTAAAGATCCTAACCGAG TTCCCAATTGATTTAGATCAATATGATAGGAGAGAACAATTGAAGAAGAGTGGACTAGGAAAG GTCATTATGTTCTTGTCAAAGTCTGATGAAGAGACCACATCCAATAGAAAGCTTGCTAAAGATTTGGTTGACAAATGG AGTCGACCAATATTTAACAAGAGCACGCGATTTGAGGACATGCGGAACTATGAGGATGAAAGAGCCCCCATTCGTCGGCCATCAATGAAAAA ACCTATGCATAGAGCTTCAGGGATGCAGTCTAGAGATGATGACCTGGATTTGGCTGATAACTCTCA GGAACCAAAGTCTGGAAGCTCATCTTCTAGACTAACATCAAGGCCTGAAGCAATGCCGCTAGATTTTGTGGTGCGCCCCCAATCGAAAATCGACCCAGATGAAATTAGAGCCCGAGCCAAACAAGTTGTGCATGATCAGCGTCGGCTCAAG ATGAACAAGAGGTTGCAACAATTAAAGGCACCTAAAAAGAAGCAGCTTCAAGCCACTAAGCTCAGTGTGGAGGGTCGAGGTATGGTCAAGTACTTGTAG
- the LOC110864997 gene encoding ribosomal RNA processing protein 36 homolog, giving the protein MRKSERLRKEDGDKRLRVGNNAVGNGSKVRDNGKLKENGKIMDDDDDDEEMMTLAEMQKLVNDDDDDDNDNDGDDDDDEDEDEKMTLAEMQKHLNDDDDEEEEEEMTLAEMQKLVKINVNKLKVNEKDKAQRSGSMSSHSKNKTNEERKNQDPDIMTVEDSDFYDFDEGRVEKSFKKGQIWALYDDDDQMPRHYGLIDEVVSTHPFEVNMFWLDPQINGDDMFISLESTRFHISCGRFKVSNKTSVASLNVFSHIVNCERAAREVYRIYPRKGSVWALYGERESHLARDKRRYDIVVFLTSYSEVHGLSMAHLEKVKGFKTTFRRQEIGCHAIKWLEKHEARLFSHQIPARKLSGDEVPNLSGDYWELDPASLPTHLITTNGKK; this is encoded by the coding sequence ATGAGAAAGAGTGAGAGGTTGAGAAAGGAAGACGGTGATAAGCGTTTGAGAGTTGGGAATAATGCGGTGGGGAACGGGAGTAAGGTTAGAGACAATGGGAAGTTGAAGGAGAATGGAAAGAtaatggatgatgatgatgatgatgaagaaatgatgACGTTAGCTGAAATGCAAAAACTAGTgaatgatgatgacgatgatgataatgataatgacggtgatgatgatgatgatgaagatgaagatgaaaagATGACATTGGCTGAAATGCAGAAACACTtgaatgatgacgatgatgaagaagaagaagaagagatgaCACTAGCTGAAATGCAGAAATTAGTGAAAATAAATGTGAACAAATTGAAAGTAAACGAGAAAGATAAGGCACAAAGAAGTGGATCAATGAGTAGTCATTCAAAGAACAAGACAAATGAAGAACGAAAGAACCAAGATCCTGATATAATGACAGTGGAAGACTCAGATTTTTACGATTTTGATGAAGGAAGAGTGGAAAAGAGTTTCAAGAAAGGACAAATATGGGCTCTATATGACGATGACGACCAGATGCCAAGGCATTATGGTTTGATTGATGAAGTGGTGTCAACACATCCGTTTGAGGTCAACATGTTTTGGTTGGACCCGCAAATCAATGGTGATGACATGTTCATTAGTTTAGAAAGTACACGATTTCATATATCTTGTGGGAGGTTTAAAGTTTCCAACAAAACTTCAGTTGCATCTCTTAATGTATTTTCACATATTGTCAACTGTGAAAGAGCAGCGAGAGAAGTTTATAGGATTTACCCCAGAAAGGGTTCAGTGTGGGCTCTTTATGGTGAAAGAGAAAGTCATTTAGCTCGTGACAAAAGACGATATGATATTGTTGTGTTTTTAACAAGTTATAGTGAGGTTCATGGATTAAGCATGGCGCACCTTGAGAAGGTGAAGGGGTTCAAAACAACTTTTAGGAGACAAGAAATCGGTTGTCATGCCATCAAATGGCTTGAAAAACACGAAGCTCGGTTATTTTCTCATCAGATTCCAGCAAGGAAGCTTTCTGGAGATGAGGTCCCAAATCTTTCAGGAGATTATTGGGAATTAGATCCTGCCTCACTTCCTACACATCTCATCACTACTAATGGGAAGAAATAG